One region of Miscanthus floridulus cultivar M001 chromosome 19, ASM1932011v1, whole genome shotgun sequence genomic DNA includes:
- the LOC136527213 gene encoding probable polygalacturonase — protein sequence MALRTLDLDAPPLLHVLRSLCLLVLAASAAVSGRHHAPSPAHGTGQSMYLAPACRAHTASLADFGGVGDGTTSNTAAFRSAVDHLSQYSGEDGGGAMLYVPAGKWLTGPFNLTSHFTLFLHSDAVILASQDINEWPIIDPLPSYGRGRDKIGGRFASLIGGSNLTDVVITGNNGTIDGQGAMWWSKFHKNKLKYTRGYLIELMHSETIYISNLTLLNSPAWNIHPVYSSNIVVQGITILAPTNSPNTDGINPDSCSHVRIEDCYIVSGDDCVAIKSGWDEYGISYGMPSQHIVIRRLTCVSPTSAVIALGSEMSGGIQDVRAEDITAINTESAVRIKTAVGRGAYVKDVFVRGMTLTTMKRVFWMTGNYKSHPDDKYDPNAIPVVDNISYQDVVATGVYKEAARLEGIQGAPFRGICVANVTAELSKSKKYPWRCADVEGVSVNVSPAPCEPLQGAHGGSCPFPTDTLPIDQVTVQQCAYDVPGGGN from the exons atggcGCTGCGAACGCTCGACCTCGACGCGCCGCCGCTCCTCCAT GTTCTGCGCTCGCTATGCCTCCTCGTCCTCGCCGCGTCGGCGGCGGTGTCGGGGCGCCACCACGCGCCCTCCCCAGCGCACGGCACCGGGCAGAGCATGTACCTGGCGCCGGCCTGCCGGGCACACACGGCGTCGCTCGCGGACTTCGGCGGCGTCGGCGACGGCACCACCTCCAACACCGCGGCGTTCCGCTCCGCGGTGGACCACCTGTCGCAGTACTCcggcgaggacggcggcggcgccatgctGTACGTGCCCGCCGGGAAGTGGCTCACGGGGCCATTCAACCTCACCAGCCACTTCACCCTCTTCCTCCACAGCGACGCCGTCATCCTCGCCTCCCAG GACATAAACGAATGGCCGATCATTGATCCCCTGCCTTCGTATGGAAGAGGGAGGGATAAAATTGGAGGAAGATTCGCTAGCCTCATCGGTGGATCAAACCTGACCGATGTAGTCATTACTG GTAACAATGGCACAATCGATGGACAGGGTGCGATGTGGTGGTCGAAATTCCACAAGAACAAGCTCAAGTACACGCGTGGGTACCTGATCGAGCTGATGCACTCGGAGACCATCTACATCTCCAACCTGACGCTGCTCAACTCGCCGGCGTGGAACATCCATCCGGTCTACAGCAG CAACATCGTGGTGCAAGGCATCACCATCCTGGCGCCGACGAACTCGCCCAACACTGACGGCATCAACCCTG ACTCTTGCTCGCACGTCCGGATCGAGGACTGCTACATCGTGTCCGGCGACGACTGCGTGGCGATCAAGAGCGGTTGGGACGAGTACGGCATCTCGTACGGGATGCCGAGCCAGCACATCGTGATCCGTCGGCTGACGTGCGTGTCCCCGACGAGCGCGGTGATCGCGCTGGGCAGCGAGATGTCGGGCGGCATCCAGGACGTGCGCGCGGAGGACATCACGGCGATCAACACCGAGTCCGCCGTGCGCATCAAGACCGCCGTGGGCCGGGGCGCGTACGTGAAGGACGTGTTCGTGCGGGGGATGACGCTCACCACCATGAAGCGGGTGTTCTGGATGACGGGCAACTACAAGTCCCACCCGGACGACAAGTACGACCCCAACGCCATCCCCGTTGTGGACAACATCAGCTACCAGGACGTGGTGGCCACGGGGGTGTACAAGGAGGCGGCGCGGCTCGAGGGCATCCAGGGCGCGCCGTTCCGGGGCATCTGCGTCGCCAACGTCACCGCCGAGCTGTCCAAGTCCAAGAAGTACCCCTGGAGGTGCGCCGACGTCGAGGGCGTGTCGGTTAACGTCAGCCCGGCGCCGTGCGAGCCGCTCCAGGGCGCGCACGGCGGCTCCTGCCCGTTCCCGACCGACACGCTGCCCATCGACCAGGTCACCGTGCAGCAGTGCGCCTACGACGTCCCCGGCGGCGGCAACTAG